The following proteins come from a genomic window of Spongiibacter tropicus DSM 19543:
- a CDS encoding alpha/beta hydrolase, which produces MSMTSGTSQAFAHTAPTLSSEWDKTFPKSNDVDHQKVTFTNRYGITLAADLYQPKKAADKMPALAVSGPFGAVKEQSSGLYAQTMAERGFVTLAFDPSYTGESGGTPRHVASPDINTEDFSSAVDFLGLLPQVDRNRLGIIGICGWGGMALNAAAVDKRIKAVATSTMYDMTRVMSKGYYDSTTQEERTKTLEQLSLQRWADAENGKPAVGPVSLELQGGEPQFVVEYAAYYKSKERGFHPRAINSNASWTLTNPLFFMNMPLLSYIDEIAPRPTLLIHGDNAHSRYFSETAYELAAEPKELLIIEDANHTDLYDQLDKIPFDKLTAFFQKHLS; this is translated from the coding sequence ATGAGTATGACATCTGGCACATCACAGGCATTTGCGCACACAGCACCAACACTGAGCAGTGAATGGGACAAGACCTTCCCCAAAAGCAACGATGTCGACCACCAGAAGGTTACGTTCACCAATCGCTATGGCATCACTCTGGCAGCGGACCTTTACCAACCCAAGAAAGCGGCAGACAAAATGCCGGCGCTTGCAGTGAGCGGCCCCTTTGGCGCCGTTAAAGAGCAGTCCTCGGGGCTGTACGCGCAAACGATGGCAGAGCGTGGTTTCGTGACACTGGCTTTCGACCCGTCCTACACGGGCGAGAGTGGCGGCACCCCGCGCCATGTGGCCTCTCCCGACATCAACACCGAGGACTTCAGCTCCGCGGTGGATTTTCTCGGACTGCTACCCCAGGTTGATCGCAATCGCCTAGGAATTATCGGCATCTGCGGCTGGGGAGGCATGGCACTGAACGCCGCCGCAGTCGACAAGCGCATCAAGGCCGTCGCCACCAGCACCATGTACGACATGACTCGGGTGATGTCCAAAGGCTACTACGACAGCACCACGCAAGAAGAACGCACAAAGACGCTCGAACAACTGAGCTTGCAGCGCTGGGCGGATGCTGAAAACGGAAAACCGGCCGTCGGCCCGGTTTCTCTGGAGCTTCAGGGCGGAGAACCCCAGTTCGTCGTGGAGTATGCGGCCTACTACAAGTCGAAAGAACGCGGCTTCCACCCCCGCGCCATCAACTCCAATGCCTCGTGGACGTTAACGAATCCGCTGTTCTTTATGAACATGCCATTGCTGTCATATATCGACGAGATTGCTCCACGGCCGACACTGCTTATCCACGGCGACAACGCCCATTCGCGTTACTTCAGCGAAACAGCCTATGAGCTGGCGGCCGAGCCCAAGGAGCTACTGATCATTGAAGACGCCAACCATACTGACCTCTACGATCAACTCGATAAAATTCCGTTCGACAAGCTGACGGCGTTTTTCCAAAAGCACCTGAGCTGA
- a CDS encoding bacterioferritin-associated ferredoxin, which translates to MYVCLCKGITDSQIREAMDNGTTSFRELRRELDLASQCGKCGSLARSVFDAHLSNYDESLCYAAA; encoded by the coding sequence ATGTACGTTTGTCTCTGCAAAGGTATCACCGACTCACAGATTCGCGAGGCCATGGATAATGGCACGACCAGTTTTCGCGAGTTACGCCGTGAGCTGGATCTCGCCAGCCAGTGCGGCAAATGTGGATCGCTCGCCCGCAGTGTCTTCGATGCCCACCTGAGCAACTACGACGAATCCCTCTGCTACGCCGCCGCCTAG
- a CDS encoding carboxymuconolactone decarboxylase family protein, with protein sequence MSTRIFSGLLFVLSLITLTLPAQATSPDAESNAMTATHELTARQQSLLPIAAYAAQGDLKALETALHDGLASGITVNDAKEVLTQLYAYAGFPRSLNALGTLMAVIEDRRSRGIDDEIGLPPQKPIPEGAELLAAGTANQTRLVGNPVKGPLFDFAPTIGEYLKTHLFGDIFSRDNLSWEDRELATIAMLAAIPGAEPQLAAHLNIALNTHLTPEHLHHAGTVLVKRVGGDTATRAQQALAQLSTPETRP encoded by the coding sequence ATGAGCACGCGCATCTTTTCCGGGCTGTTGTTCGTCCTCAGTCTGATCACCCTGACGCTTCCAGCGCAGGCCACTTCCCCCGATGCGGAGAGCAACGCGATGACGGCAACTCACGAACTTACCGCCCGGCAGCAGTCGCTGCTTCCCATCGCCGCCTACGCGGCCCAAGGCGACCTTAAGGCGCTGGAAACCGCTCTGCATGATGGGCTGGCCTCAGGGATAACCGTCAACGATGCCAAAGAAGTCCTGACCCAGCTCTATGCCTATGCCGGCTTCCCACGCAGCCTGAATGCCCTCGGCACACTGATGGCCGTTATTGAAGACCGCCGCAGCCGGGGCATTGACGATGAGATCGGTCTCCCACCCCAGAAGCCGATTCCCGAGGGAGCTGAACTGCTGGCAGCGGGCACGGCCAATCAGACCCGGCTTGTCGGCAACCCCGTCAAGGGGCCTCTGTTTGATTTCGCCCCGACCATTGGTGAATACCTGAAAACCCATCTTTTTGGCGACATATTCTCTCGCGACAACCTCAGTTGGGAAGACCGTGAACTGGCCACCATCGCCATGCTGGCGGCAATACCCGGCGCGGAACCGCAACTCGCCGCCCACCTCAATATCGCACTGAATACCCACCTGACGCCTGAGCATTTGCATCACGCGGGTACGGTCCTCGTGAAGCGCGTTGGTGGCGATACCGCCACCCGTGCCCAGCAGGCACTCGCGCAACTCAGCACACCGGAGACAAGACCATGA
- a CDS encoding LysR family transcriptional regulator, giving the protein MREELSDLALFMTVAEFRSFTRAAAQLGMSQSAVSHAVRRLESSVGIKLLNRTSRRVSTTDAGEKLLAALRPGLGMISARIEELRLLGDVPRGLVRIATSKPALRTILWPTLSAIVRDYPEIQIELNLESRLTDLAEDRFDAGVRLREFVSPDMVAIKLGPPVRLAAVASPAYFQERGTPQHPDDLDKHACLVLRFHAHAPTYDWEFEKDGGALVKKVSGPFIFSESDICIEAAKAGHGIAFVTEAEVKDDIDSGALRRVLADWCPPFDGFYLCYSGRRNISSAFRLVIDRLRHAAAQLPE; this is encoded by the coding sequence ATGCGTGAAGAGCTGAGTGATCTGGCCTTGTTTATGACGGTGGCGGAGTTTCGGAGCTTCACGCGTGCTGCCGCCCAGTTGGGCATGTCCCAATCAGCGGTCAGTCACGCAGTGAGACGGCTGGAGAGCAGTGTCGGCATCAAGCTGTTAAACCGCACGTCGAGACGGGTTTCCACAACCGATGCCGGAGAAAAGCTGCTCGCCGCCCTGCGCCCGGGGTTGGGCATGATCAGTGCGAGAATTGAGGAGCTCCGTTTGTTGGGTGACGTGCCGCGAGGACTGGTGCGAATTGCGACCAGCAAACCGGCGCTGCGCACGATTCTGTGGCCAACGCTGTCGGCGATTGTCCGCGATTACCCGGAAATCCAGATAGAGCTTAACCTGGAGAGCCGATTAACCGATCTGGCGGAGGATCGGTTTGATGCCGGTGTTCGCTTGCGGGAATTCGTCAGCCCAGACATGGTGGCGATCAAGCTTGGGCCGCCGGTGAGGCTGGCTGCGGTCGCGTCACCGGCATATTTTCAGGAGCGCGGCACGCCGCAGCATCCCGACGACCTGGATAAGCACGCTTGTCTGGTGCTGAGGTTTCACGCCCACGCCCCGACCTACGATTGGGAGTTCGAGAAAGACGGGGGGGCGCTGGTGAAGAAGGTGTCGGGTCCGTTTATTTTCAGTGAAAGTGATATCTGTATTGAAGCTGCCAAGGCGGGTCACGGTATTGCCTTCGTGACCGAGGCGGAGGTAAAGGACGATATTGATAGCGGGGCGCTGCGACGGGTATTGGCTGACTGGTGTCCGCCTTTCGACGGTTTTTATCTGTGCTACTCGGGGCGGCGCAATATCAGCTCTGCATTCCGGCTGGTCATTGATCGTTTGCGCCATGCGGCGGCGCAACTCCCTGAATAG
- a CDS encoding (R)-mandelonitrile lyase — MSSGTIKRALSCLAVLTTPMTIADPSSHSEQVIRRAGSQPSFDGAEQVFSGKVRVDPLFPSTSEINASGAYVTFEPSARSAWHTHPSGQHIIVTEGVGLTQEWGKPIQEVQVGDTLWCPPGIKHWHGAAPNSPMTHLVVTGEDDDGKNVVWMEKVSDAQYGAYDSDKRSKSSL, encoded by the coding sequence ATGAGCAGCGGCACTATCAAGAGAGCCCTATCCTGTCTGGCGGTACTCACTACCCCGATGACCATCGCCGACCCATCGTCGCACAGCGAACAAGTGATACGCCGCGCTGGGTCCCAGCCGTCATTCGACGGAGCCGAGCAGGTTTTCAGTGGCAAGGTACGCGTAGACCCGCTTTTCCCCAGCACCTCGGAAATCAACGCATCCGGTGCCTATGTCACTTTCGAACCCAGTGCTCGCTCAGCCTGGCACACGCACCCCAGTGGCCAACATATCATCGTCACAGAAGGTGTCGGCTTGACCCAGGAGTGGGGCAAACCGATTCAGGAAGTGCAGGTCGGCGACACGCTTTGGTGCCCACCGGGGATCAAGCACTGGCACGGCGCAGCACCCAACTCGCCAATGACGCACCTGGTCGTTACCGGAGAAGACGACGACGGCAAGAATGTGGTCTGGATGGAGAAGGTCAGTGATGCCCAATACGGCGCCTACGACAGCGACAAACGGAGCAAGTCATCGCTATGA
- a CDS encoding peroxiredoxin, with protein sequence MGVLVGKPAPDFTCAAVLGNGEIVDSFTLSEAAKGKYAVLFFYPLDFTFVCPSELIALDHRMDKFRELGVEVISVSIDSQFTHNAWRNTAIKDGGIGPVTYTMAADVRHDICRAYDVEAEGGVAFRGAFLIDKEGMVRSQLINDLPLGRNVDELVRLVEALQFHEEHGEVCPAGWNKGDKGMDASPTGVAAYLAENSDKL encoded by the coding sequence ATGGGTGTACTCGTAGGTAAACCAGCTCCAGACTTCACTTGCGCAGCGGTTCTGGGCAACGGCGAAATCGTTGACTCTTTCACCCTCAGCGAAGCAGCCAAGGGCAAATACGCGGTACTGTTCTTCTACCCGCTGGACTTCACCTTTGTCTGCCCCTCAGAGCTGATCGCTCTGGACCACCGCATGGACAAATTCCGTGAGCTGGGTGTGGAAGTGATTTCGGTTTCTATCGACTCTCAGTTCACGCACAACGCATGGCGTAACACCGCGATTAAAGATGGTGGTATCGGTCCTGTGACTTACACCATGGCTGCCGACGTGCGTCACGACATTTGCCGTGCCTACGACGTTGAAGCGGAAGGTGGTGTTGCGTTCCGTGGCGCATTCCTGATCGACAAAGAAGGCATGGTTCGCTCACAGCTGATCAACGACCTGCCGCTGGGCCGTAACGTTGACGAGCTGGTGCGTCTGGTAGAGGCCCTGCAATTCCACGAAGAGCACGGCGAAGTGTGCCCGGCTGGCTGGAACAAAGGCGACAAAGGTATGGACGCGTCACCGACAGGTGTTGCTGCTTACCTGGCTGAGAACTCTGACAAACTGTAA
- a CDS encoding hotdog fold domain-containing protein, with amino-acid sequence MNSTLKLWRKLSAYPGGKRLFSRAICLKAPYFSTISPQFEQLDVGAAIVRIKERRGLHNHLGSVHAIALCNLAEVAGGLACEVSMPEGMRWIPSGMTVKYKARAKGELRGYATVPTVEPGKKAELPVTVDVKNSDGESVFEAEIVMYVSPAKSA; translated from the coding sequence ATGAATTCCACACTGAAACTTTGGCGAAAGCTGTCGGCGTATCCTGGCGGGAAGCGCCTGTTCTCTCGAGCGATCTGTCTTAAAGCCCCTTACTTCTCCACCATCTCTCCGCAATTCGAGCAGTTGGATGTCGGTGCTGCGATTGTGCGCATTAAGGAGCGCCGTGGTCTGCACAATCACCTTGGCAGTGTGCATGCCATTGCGCTGTGTAATCTGGCCGAGGTGGCTGGCGGCTTGGCCTGCGAGGTTTCGATGCCTGAAGGGATGCGCTGGATTCCTTCCGGTATGACGGTGAAGTATAAAGCCCGCGCCAAAGGCGAGTTGCGCGGCTATGCCACGGTGCCGACGGTTGAGCCTGGCAAGAAAGCGGAGCTGCCGGTTACTGTTGATGTGAAGAACAGCGACGGTGAGTCGGTGTTTGAAGCCGAAATTGTCATGTACGTGTCGCCGGCGAAGTCGGCGTAA
- the bfr gene encoding bacterioferritin: MKGDPQVIAHLNKALGNELVAINQYFLHARMYEDWGLKELGEHEYHESIDEMKHADKLVKRILFLEGIPNLQDLGKLLIGENTKEMLECDLSLELKAVPDLKDGIKYCESVADYISRDLLQDILESEEEHIDWLETQLGLIEKVGIQNYQQSVMGEVGE, from the coding sequence ATGAAAGGCGACCCCCAGGTAATTGCCCATCTGAACAAAGCCCTCGGCAACGAGCTGGTGGCCATTAACCAGTATTTTCTGCATGCCCGCATGTATGAAGACTGGGGCCTGAAAGAGCTCGGCGAGCACGAGTACCACGAATCCATCGACGAAATGAAACACGCCGACAAACTGGTCAAGCGCATTCTGTTTCTCGAAGGCATCCCCAATCTTCAGGATCTTGGCAAACTGCTGATCGGTGAAAACACCAAGGAAATGCTGGAATGCGACCTCAGCCTTGAGCTGAAAGCCGTTCCCGACCTGAAAGACGGGATCAAGTATTGCGAGTCAGTCGCTGACTACATCAGCCGCGATCTGCTGCAAGATATTCTCGAGTCTGAGGAAGAGCATATCGACTGGCTGGAAACTCAGCTTGGCCTGATCGAAAAAGTCGGCATCCAGAATTACCAGCAATCGGTAATGGGTGAAGTGGGCGAGTAA